A DNA window from Pseudorasbora parva isolate DD20220531a chromosome 5, ASM2467924v1, whole genome shotgun sequence contains the following coding sequences:
- the LOC137076011 gene encoding uncharacterized protein translates to MTTPSASPFADIINSLAVLHQEHHQALLDLRTEQERRFEAIVQGQQEDRERFRSWMDREVRAEAAGRASAPVHVPLQKMGPEDDPEAFVDLFQKAAEACGWPRAQWPVRLIPLLSGEAQAAAQQLPVANLLDYDDLKRAILQRVGRTPEQHRQRFRSLEWGESGRPFALAQQLRDECRRWLLAGGSDVDHVVDLVVLEQFITRLPRKTAEWVQCHRPTSLETAINLAEDHLVVCPGVGEPPLTSPSLSPPSLSLSRPVPLPRSRPPGPPRVPPRGRGGMGLGPSGSSRVPPRGAGPLGAGSDNGSGSAPFPRSSSNPLPAAGAAGRPGLACWRCGDPDHFVDRCPMMDIGTMIRIPDVQRTTPDQAGEYQIP, encoded by the exons atgacaacgccctccgcctcgccatttgcggataTCATCAACTCCCTTGCggtcctccaccaggaacaccatcaggcattgctggaccttcggaccgaacaggagcgccgcttcgaggcgatcgtccaaggccagcaagaggaccgcgagcggttccggagctggatggaccgggaggttcgcgccgaggccgctgggcgggccagcgcaccggttcacgtgcccctccagaagatggggccggaagacgacccggaggccttcgtggatctattccagaaggccgcggaggcctgcgggtggccccgggcacagtggccggtgcgcctcatcccccttctatccggcgaagcccaggcggccgcgcaacaactaccggtcgcgaacctcctggactacgacgacctgaagagggccatccttcagcgggtcggccggaccccagaacaacaccgccagcgtttccgctccctggagtggggtgagtccggtcgacccttcgcattggcccaacagctccgggacgagtgccgcagatggcttctggccggcggcagcgacgtggaccatgttgtcgatctggtggtgctggagcagtttatcactcggctccccaggaagaccgccgagtgggtccagtgccaccggcccacgtcgctggagacggccatcaacttggcggaggaccacctggtggtgtgcccgggggtcggcgaacccccattaacttctccctctctctctcccccctctctctctctctctcgacctgtccctctccccaggtcccgccctccaggccctcctcgcgtcccccccagaggccggggtgggatgggccttggaccgtctgggagttcgcgggtcccgcccaggggggcggggccgctgggggctggtagtgacaatggctctggttccgccccctttccgcgctcatcctccaacccactccccgccgccggggcggcgggtaggcctgggctggcctgctggcggtgcggcgatccggatcattttgtggaccgatgtccgatgatggacatcggaacaatgatccggatcccggacgtccagcggaccacccccgatcaggcaggagagtaccaaattcct taa